The following proteins come from a genomic window of Diceros bicornis minor isolate mBicDic1 chromosome 4, mDicBic1.mat.cur, whole genome shotgun sequence:
- the C4H1orf43 gene encoding protein C1orf43 homolog, whose amino-acid sequence MASSSNWLSGVNVVLVMAYGSLVFVLLFIFVKRQIMRFAMKSRRGPHVPVGHNAPKDLKEEIDIRLSRVQDIKYEPQLLADDDARLLQLETQGNQNCYNYLYRMKALDAIRASEIPFHSEGRHPRSLMGKNFRSYLLDLRNSSTPFKGVRKALIDTLLDGYETARYGTGVFGQSEYLHYQEALSELATIVKARSGSSQRQHQSAAKDLTQSPEVSPTTIQSFQRALGLKKMVDRWRNSHTHCLWQMTLSQRRNPYATLRMRNTMVQELALANKQLLMVRQAALHQLFEKEHQQYQQELNQMGKAFYLERL is encoded by the exons ATGGCGTCCAGCAGTAACTGGCTGTCCGGGGTGAATGTCGTGCTGGTGATGGCCTACGGGAGCCTG GTGTTTGTACtgctatttatttttgtgaagaggCAAATCATGCGCTTTGCAATGAAATCCCGACGGGGACCTCATGTCCCTGTGGGACACAATGCCCCCAAG GACTTAAAAGAGGAGATCGATATCCGACTATCCAGGGTTCAGGATATCAAGTATGAACCTCAGCTCCTTGCAGATGATGATGCAAGACTGCTACAGCTGGAAACCCAGGGAAATCAGA ATTGCTACAACTATCTATACAGGATGAAAGCTCTGGATGCCATCCGTGCCTCTG AGATCCCATTTCATTCTGAAGGCCGGCATCCCCGTTCCTTAATGGGCAAGAATTTCCGCTCCTACCTACTAGATCTTCGAAACAGTAGTACTCCTTTCAAAGGTGTGCGCAAAGCACTCATTGATACTCTGCTGGATGGCTATGAGACAGCCCGCTATGGGACAGGG GTCTTTGGCCAGAGTGAGTACCTGCACTATCAGGAGGCCCTGAGTGAGCTGGCCACAAT CGTCAAAGCACGAAGTGGGAGCTCTCAGCGACAACACCAGTCAGCAGCCAAAGACCTAACCCAGTCTCCTGAAGTCTCCCCAACAACCATCCAG agttttcaaagggccctgggacTTAAGAAGATGGTTGACAG GTGGCGAAATTCACACACTCACTGTCTGTGGCAGATGACATTGAGCCAGAGGAGAAACCCATATGCCACCCTAAGGATGCGGAACACCATGGTACAGGAGTTGGCACTGGCCAACAAGCAACTACTGATG GTCCGTCAAGCCGCCCTGCACCAGCTGTTTGAAAAGGAGCATCAGCAGTACCAGCAGGAACTAAATCAGATGGGCAAAGCTTTTTACTTAGAGAGACTCTGA